GTTGcaagatctcagttcccccaGGCCATGGTAGTGAAAGCCCAAAATCCTAACCACTATACCAGTAGGGAACTCccttcagttttttttcccccttcagttTTAATCATAACGCAGGGACATCAGATTTTGTGGTTGTGGTCGTATAGTCGCTAAATTATGTGCAACtcttgtgacccagtggactgtagcctaccaggctcctctgttcctgggatttctcatgcaagaatactagagtgggttgccatttccttctccagaggatctttccaacccagggatcaaacttgtgtctcctgcattgtaggtggtcttcttcattgcaggtgaattctttaccactgagccaccagggaaacttcaAATTTTGTAGCTTCTGTGTTTATTTAGTCTAACTGGGTTTTCACTATTCTGATTACTGTTCAGATAGTCACAgctttttcagaattatttttcttttatccaaaTGTATAGTCAGAACTGGTacgttattttttaaatagacaatAAATATACTTGTTAAAGgtataaaagaaatacatgtagTTCCTATTCTTACCCCCAAAGCAAAGTTTCCTTCTGAAGGCAAATACTTTGAACTAGTTTTGTATCTATTCTTCAGAGATACTGTATGCATAATATGAAGATGAATGAATATATGCCCTTTTAGTAAACAACTTTATGGTATATACAATAAAATCAacaattttaagtatacagtttgaGTTTTAATGAGTATAATTCACAGTTTTGCAGTCCCTACCAAAGTCATAATATAGAATATATCCATAGCCCCCCAGATTTTCCTCATGTTCCTTTGTAATCAGTCCCCTCCAACTCCCTCTAGCCCCTAAAACTATTAATCTGGTTTCTATTGTTATAAATTTGCCTTTCCTAGAATGTGTATcaatggaatcatacagaataATAGTCTTTTTAtgtctcatttcacttagcatacttaAGTGAGTGCCTTCAACCAAGGAAGTGTTGGAATGAGTATGTTAATTGTGAATTAGCACAAATTTGagttaaggttttcttttttttttttttaattatataatactGACTTATGAAGaggacaaggatttttttttccttttagctttTTGAGATGTAATTGGCATAAGTTTAAGATGTTcagtataatgatttgacttacatatatcatgaaattaTTATCATGataataagtttagtgaacatccattatctcacaggtgcaaaataaaagataaagagaaaaatttttttccttgggatgagaactcttaggatttactctgttAAACTTTTATGTATAgtgtacagcagtgttaattaacctcttcttgcctggaaaattccatggacagaggagccaggtgggctacagtccatgtggttgcaaagagtaggacacaactgagtgcatgcgtgtgtgcacacacgtacacgcacgtgcacacacatacatattacaGCCCTACCACTTACTTAAAAGTGTTAgtaagtataattgacctaccaCACTATGTTACTGTCTCGTATACAACATAGTGGTTTGATATGTTAAAAAGTGATCACCACCTGATGAATCCTTATATTCAACTTAGATGAAGTTAGTCAAAAGAAGTGGCTTAACTTTTGTGTTTCACATCAAGCAAGCTCTCTAGTTATAGTGACCTGTATTAGAAACATTTAGGAATGTGAACTGTAcagtaggttttttgtttttctccttgagATGGGCAAGGAATCTCTGTTGTAGAGAAATACAAAATCCTCAAATTGAGATgtgaaagaaagtaaatattattaaatctttATCTCAATCCCAGCACTTAAAAAAAACTTAACAGAACTTTATTTCTATACTTTATGCTTTATCCTCCAAGCTTACAAATaggataaaacaaaataattgatGTAATGACTGGTTGAATAAGTTAACTCAGAAGAAGGAACTTACAGAAATATCTGTgttgcaatttaaaatatttatataactcAATAAGGTTTGAAATACTTCTTAAATGGTAGGTTTTACCGTTgtagttttaaaagataattaaaactAGTCCTTCCTCAGAGTTTGTTTTTATCTCACATACCAAGCCAAAGGGAAAGGGAATATAGTATGATTTCCTGCTTTGTGGTTTTTAAGGCATCCCCACCCAGTAACAAATCTCAAGTTTGTGGGTTCTTGTGTTAAAATAGCTAAGAAGCTGACATCTTGTAGAGCATGACTACATGTAATTCCATCTCTGATTTCAAGACTTTATGATGGGTTATATCCAACCAGCCTTTGTAATATATCCCTTTTAAAGTTTTTCCTACTACCTCTGGAAGCTTTGTAGTGGATATGAGCTGAAAAAATACCAGTATCTTGTCAGATGGTTCTGTATAATTTGGAACATTTATGACTCCTATCTGAAGTGTAACTTAATGGTTTTGAGGTACAAAAACCAGCTGTTGATCTTTATTGGAAAATAATAAGTAAAGTGTTTACTTAAAAACAGTTtttgtgagacttccctggcagtccacactcccagtgtaggtgcatgggttcaatacctggtctggggactaagatcccGCCACATGGTGCGGCCCAAGAAAACCCAAAGAAACAGTTTTTGTGGCTCTTTAGTATATGATCCATGTTTACTTTCCTTATATTTAATACCCATTAAActtcaaacaaagcaaaaatgatctacttttaaaaacatacatttatattcaggaattccaaatattttaaagaattaatctacctttctcttctctgacttTGAAGGAGTGCTGCTAAAAGCTTTACTGGTGAGACAGAGATTATTGGTAACAGTGATGGTTTTATTAATGGATAATAGTTACATTTATgttaaatacatttctttttctctccttcttgaaGGAATTGAATGACCTGGCACGGGACCCCCCAGCACAGTGTTCAGCAGGTCCCGTTGGAGATGATAGTAAGTATCTAAAAGGaatactaaaacataaaacagcatAACAGTCTGCCTTTGGTGAACTCTGTTactaataaatatatatctgCCAAGATTATTTGTATGAAGAGTTAATTACGCAATTTACCTTTATTTGCCCATGAAAGGTGCAGTTTTATGTGTATCCCATCATCTTTTGTACTGTATTTCATTTTGAATTCTTCTGCCAGATGTTGTCTGTGTAGTTGTTCTGGCTCTTCCTTCCTATCCTTTGTCCCTTCTGGGTATTTACCTAAGACAAAATATTCAAGCTTTTGTCTACAGCAAGCTATTGTTCTTTAGTTAGATAATAGTAAGTATGATTGGGGGGGGGCAGTGTGTATGTGGGTCTGTGTCTTTCTTTGTATTGACTCATATTTGTGAAGACAGCTACAACTTACCTTTAATGTCCAGTTTATCTTCTTAATCctgtttgaaataatttattgtaTCTTACCATACATGTTGGataataattttgcttttgttccaCTTTGTCTCAAGACAGCTTTTCCCCCTGATGCCATCtttcagccttttaaaaatgGAGGATATTTGAGCAGGCTGTGTAACTAATTCTCACACACAAAAATGCAATATTTAGCAAATAGGGGAAAAGTGGAATATACTTGGGAGTATATTTAGAAGCATTTGTGTAAGGGAAGTATATaggttaagaaaataaatgaggttATATGGACTTGTGTGTAAGattaattttttcctcatttttcttaagATTGTTGTTTTGGTTTGCTAAATCCTTAGGAATCAAAGCAGAATCCTTGTACAAGGATTGCTTTATAGATGAAACAGATGTTATAAATTATAAGACTTAAGTACTTGTTATGAAAAAATCCCATTTATGTTATGTTTAGATCTGTCCAGTATTATTGAGTATATATAGTATTTGATATCAAACAGGACAGGCCAAGTATTTaaacacattatctcatttgccTCACAATTCTTTAAGTGTTTGGAAGAGAAATTGTTAACTGTTTTAGAGAAGAATCCAGTGAGAGACTTGTGGTGGTTCTTGAAGTAGACTTATTCTCAGATTTTCTGATTCTAGTTTTGTCATTCCATGGTATCATATCCATCTGCATCAATGTGGTCATTCAGTTTTGAAAGAGTGTTTTTATTTCAGGTAAATTGCTCAGAGTTGAgagaggctgatttttttttttttttttttgagagactgatttttaattaaaagtgttTGAAGTCTGGGGATTAGATTTCACTTTTGAAGTTCAGTACTGTAGTGTGCTAAAGTAATTTGCCTTTGCTTCTACCATAGTTGGTACTACTACATTCCTTTCTCAGATTGAAAAGTGGTTACCCTGGAGAGTTAAACTCCCCTAAAGcataagcaataaaagaaaaagaaagataaagtagacttcatcaaaatttaaaaattagggaCAGCAAATGATACTGTTAAGAAAgtgattttaaagtctttatattTCAACATTATTAAGATAAATAACCCAATTTTAAAGTGAACAGACGATCTGAGTAGCTTTTTCTCTAAGATATTCAAATGCAGTAAgaacatggaaagatgttcagcatcattaattatcagggaaatgcatatcaaaaccataatgaggtgtCATTTTACACCCACTAGGATGGGTAGAATCAAAAGGTCAAATAGTAAGTGTTGATGAAGATTTGGAGAAATTTGAACCATCATACTTTGCTGgtagaatgcaaaatggtacagccagcttggaagacagtctgacagttcctcaaaaagcaaaacacagaGTTTACCGTATGAACCAGTGAGTTCATTCCTAGGTAGGtgtccaagagaaataaaaacatatatcccTATAAAAACTCACACATGCTTGttcatagaaattttatttataataaccaaaaagtgaaacaacccaaatgcccaccaGCTGATgaagggataaataaaatatggtgtatccatacagtagaatattatttgATGATTAACAGgaatgaaatattgatacataCTACAACATGAATGAGCATAAAAACATTGTGCTgaaaagacctatactctgaacACCATAAGATGctggtgaaagaaattgaagatgacataaatagatattgttaaaatgaccatattgCCCcaggcaatttacagattcagttCAATCTCTTTTGAataaccaatggcatttttcatggaactagaacaaaacaaatttaaaattttggaaacacaaaagatctcaaatagcaaaaacaatcttgagaaagaagacttcctgacttcagactgtactacaaagctacagtaataaaaaataatatggtggttgcacacacagaaaaaagCATATGGATCAGTGTAACAGGGTAGCAAGCCCAGAGGTAAACCTATGCAtttatgatcaattaatctactGCAAAGggagcaagaatatacagtggagaaaagtaAGTGatactgggaaaactgaacaggtgcatgtaaatgaatgaaattagaacattttttcacaccatttataaaaataaactcagagatctaaatgtaagaccaaatactctaaaattcctagaagaaaacgtAGAACACTCTGGCacaaattgcagcaatattttttggatccaTCACCTAGTGATGGACAGACAAATGGGTCATAattacttaaaagcttttgcatagcaaaggaaactaaacaaaacagacaacCTGTGGAATAGAATGTATTTGCAAAACGATGCAGCTAACaaggaattaatttccaaaatatacaaacagctcatacagctagttattaaagaaatgcaaatcagaactacaatgtgGTATTATCTTACACTggtgagaatggccatcattaaaaagtctaaacataataaatgctggagagggtatggagaaaaaggaaccctcctacactgttggtggaaatctaattggtgcagccactgtggagaatagtatggaggcttcttaaaaaactaaaaatagagttgccatatgattagcagtcccactcctggcatTTAtctagagaaaactctaatttgaaaagatatatgcagcccagtgttcatagcagcactgcttaacaatagccaagacatggaagcaacttaaatgcaTTCCAGAGAGAGACCTAAGTCAGTGACTCTTAAGTAGGTTTTCTTATATATAACCAGTGTGGCAGAATATGCAATTAAGATTTAAAATGGTAGGTCTCCAAATGGTTTTTGTTAATTAATATGGGGCCTTTAATAGAACCTTTGTTGAAGATACTAGGACTGATCTTAGTGACTCAAAGTAACTTTCTCCTTAGCTACTTAATCCATAAAAAAATTAGTTGGCAGAAGTTAAGAGGAATTTTTCTCAGTACTAATGGTGAATAATCTAAAAAGGAGAGCCTCAGCAATACCTACCCTTTATTTTTAATCCCTAGTAAACAGACTGCTCTTTGTAGCTTCAGGCCCCAGTGAGGGGCAAGCCAACCATAGGGGCAGTTCTCATACAGATGATCAGAAGGAATTTAAGGGTTTGGGCTGACATCCGAGTGGATTTTTGTGTGGCTTTCTAGTCTTCACATTACCTCCTTGCATCAAGAGTTAGCTGGTTTGAGTTGCTCGTGTATAATCCCATTGACAGCTTCCTTTAGTGTGCTCAGATCCTAGTGTGAATGTTAAGTGCTTAGTAGCTTGCTTAGAAGTGAAGACTGGGTTTTTGATCTTTGTGTTGTACTTAGTGGCATCACCTTTGAAACAGAACATGCACCGTTTTTTGCTGTTTGAAGAGAAAATTTCCTTACTAAACAAGTTTATGATTTATTGGGATTATCCCTAGAGTTTGTAATCAAGCTTGGGACTTCCAgcatatgttttctttatttattgagaTACCAGTAATTCTAAAGATCTACACATGAGAACTGGACATTTTtttctcactggaaaaaactaGCATTTCCTAATTTGAGTATTATCTACTTTAAGTTTACTGTTCTGCTCTATACCAGTACTATAAAAGAAGTATATTATAGATATTAGTGTTGGGGAAATGATACAATCAAAGAATTGAATCTTGTGGTTCTTTTTTACCCTTTGCAGTAAGGAAGTGCCTGTTTAAAAGTGAAACTTTCGGCCTTGTCAAGAATTTTGTCTCCCTGTCATGAATTTTTAAGACGTTTTAGCCCAAATAACTTTCTTGTTGAGCACCTTATCAGTGTTCTACACCATGCtagtcatttttgttttctcagacTCCAAGTTAATTTAAATGACTCACCATGTTTCTTATGAATGAACTGAGATTACATGGGGAATAATATGTTGTTATGGTGTAGGTATACTGTTGATATTACTTCATGGtgactttttgttgttcttttttcagTGTTCCATTGGCAAGCTACAATAATGGGGCCAGTAAGTATTCAGATTAATTTCAGAATAAATAGTTTAGGTAATTCACTcattttaacccaactttttttGTTATCAACAGAATGACAGTCCCTATCAGGGTGGAGTATTTTTCTTGACAATTCATTTCCCAACAGATTACCCCTTCAAACCACCTAAGGTAACTGGAATATGCAAACTATGTTTTTATCTACTTTCTACAATGCTAATGAAACTGTTTATAAGAAGTTTTCCTTGTTTTGATAGGTTGCATTTACAACAAGAATttatcatccaaatattaacagtAATGGCAGCATTTGTCTTGATATTCTACGGTCACAGTGGTCTCCAGCACTAACTATTTCAAAAGGTAATGGAATAGATATTTGATATCAACATAAAGCCTactattttttttgtgtgtttgtgtcttttttaGGTTACTTATTCTTGAAAGGGTTAGTCAAATTCTTTTTTAAGAGAATGTAGTGGTCCCCCTTATTCTTGATCTGGGGTATAGACCCACTAGAGAGTTGGATTTTTAAGCATACGTGTTCCTTGGTGCTGTGATTGCTCTCTGTCCATTGTTCTTGCTCTTCAGGCATAGATTAGAATATGGCCCTTGTGAATCCGTTTTTTTAAGAGCATGGTTAATGTAGAAGACAAGTAATGTCTTTCCAGCCTTGAGATCCATGAATGGAAAGGATAGATAGTGTTCAGGAATAGGAAAAAAACAGCCCTTGTAGAGGAATATTTGtactataattaaaatattagtttcttGAAGGACAAAGTATAGATGAATTCATATTCACATTATTTAAAGTTTTACCTGTTCTTGTCTTTAGGTTTCTATCAAGAACAGAATCATCATCTAAGATAATCAAtttaatgtatatgtttatgtgaGCATCTTAGTCTGTGGTATATTGGTgcatgcatctgtgtgtgtgtgtgtgtttgaaaatgtGTGGAGAAGGTTAGTTACTAACTTTGTGATGAAAGATCCAGTAGTTCTTTTAAATACGACCTAATTATATGAGTAGATTGGAGATTTTTTTATATCCCTGAACTGAATATTATCTTACTTGTTGATTTGAAATTGTACAACCTTTCAACATGAAATCACAAgaggattcagatcagatcagtcgctcagtcatgtctgactctttgcgaccccatgaatcgcagcacgccagggctccctgtccatcaccaactcctggagttcactcagactcacgtccatcattaAATGTTGTCAAAATACAGTACAAGAAATAGGCTACAAGTATGATAATGGGCTgattggattgggaagatcccttgaagagaatggcaacctattccagtgttgttcttgcctggagaattccatggataaaggagcttggtggactacagtccgtggagttgtgaagagtccgacatgactgagcaactaacacatacacacacgcacacacctaTGATAATGGGCTAGTATGTTTAACAGATATGAAGAACATATATAAATCAGTAAGAGGAAAAACCTAGATCCCAGTAGATGAATGGACAGAAAGGAACAGAATAGTCAaggagataaaaattaaaataagtaccCATTCTTCACCTtttggggcttcactggtggctcagacggtaaagaatctgcctacaatgtgggagacccgggttcagttcctgggtcaggaagatcccctggagaagggaatggctacacactccagtattcttgcctggaaaatcccacagacagaggagcctggtgaactacatacagtccatgggatcacaaagagtcagacatgactgaacaactaacattttcacttcacctttttaattaacaaagatcttttaaaaaggaaactaaacattttttcttttcaaaagaaaaagtacattGAAGTACTTCGTGAAGTACATTGGAATGATTGCTTATATATGCTACAGATAGATTTGTTTAGTCTGCCTGTATGTATTAAGAGATAGGAGATTTAATCATTAATATTAACATCCTTTGACGCAGTAATTCTAGGTTCATTTGTTTGTACTAAGAAAACAAACCCAACTGCTAAAATCTACATCTGCAACAATGTTATTTctgaaaattagaaatgacaTACAGGTTCAACAGCAGAAAAAACACATTCGGTTCTGGCACATGCATTCAAAAGAATATTGATCCTTACAAATACTGtggaaaatgggaaaatacaGTGTTTGATAAaagcaggaaagagagaaaatgttatACACTGTAACTTGCATTGTATAGAAGGTATATTAAATAGCTAGAAAGAAATAGTTTGGGTATTTGAGGCTGAAATTTGgtacatgaaattttttttttcctctctacttaaattttatcatttctttaatgCATACATTTAGACAGGAGGCAACATAGTTTCATGGTAAAGAACGTAGATTCTGGATGCAACTGCCTGTGTTAGGATCTCCGCTCCACATCTTATTGGTTGAGATTTGAGACGGATTAGCTTCTGTATTCCACAGTGTTTTCATCTATAGAGTAGCGGTGATAAAAACTATTCACTATTATTCTGGAGattaaaaagcagcaaaaatGCATAGTTAACTGATTCCTTGTAAGCACCCAAATAACTGGGATAAAGGCACTATTGTAAAAAGTATTGGATATTTGTCATGTTATAATTACGGTAACACTTGTATACCCTtccacattaattttttaaaggcacaAAAACTCTGAGGCATTAAATTAAGATTTCTGGGGTCCTAGGCAAAAATgtgaacaaaaaaaatcaaaggaccacattttaaaaagttgtgaCTGAAACAGTTTTACAGATAAGTGGCCCCTATTGTTTTTGTAGGCCTCCATGCCATTCAGTGGTTGCTTGTGAAAGTATTCATATGCCTGTTCTTGTGATTTCCTGACctgtttgttcttattttacCAAGTAACTGGAGATATAAATCTAGCTATAAACGGGGCCAAGAGAGGTGGGACTCTGTGTGTGGGTGAGTTGGGTGGGtggatggtggtggggggagtCTGTCTGGATAGCTGAAATTGtcatcatagcttttttttcttcccttctgtgCCTAGtggtggtgttttttgttttgttttgtttttcagttattcTAAGTCATAAGGGTTGTTAATTTATTTGACTTGGTATGTTCTGTCTGGATagctatcttttaaaataactacaGTACCattttgttgaatttggttttatCAGGGTACCTAGGTTTAGTGTTATAAAGACTCTTTTGTAAATTGAAGTATGGGCAAGCATTTCTGTGAAAGACCCAAATTCTATGTATGATATAATTATTCTTTAACATATTCTGTTTTAAAGGGCAATAATCTAGACCCCAAATGCCCTCCTCTTTGAGTATATAGGTAAGGGACCTAAATATACAGAAAACTTGAAGCAGGTTAACTCTATCGTAAAGCTACTTGGTTATATGGTTTTAGAATTGGAAGTGATTGAGTTATGACACTAATGAAATTGGTTATTTactgaagaagaatatatatatatatataagtgaaaatTTAGTTACTTCAGTAAAGAGTCTCTACAAGCTGTAGAAATAGAAGTTACTctctttatagaaaaagaaagtatagTATATTATAAGCCAAAATTAATTTTCTACCAATAAAGGAACTAAGTAGTGTACTAAAAATCCTTTCACTAGATCCAGATAGCCACCATCCTACCTTCCTTtcctggaaagaaagtgaagaaggttATTTACTTAaagcttatctttttaaaatgatgcaaatgaacttatttacaaaacaaacagattcacagacagagaaaacagatttatggTTGACATGGAAAGGGGGATGGGGAGTGATAAATcagtaggagtttgggattaatagttatacacactactatatatataaaataaacaaggacctactgtatagcacaggaaactatattcagtatcttgtaataacctataatacgAAAGGATctgaaaatgaatgtatatgtataaactgaatcactgtgctgtatacctgaaactaacacaacactgtaaatcaactataatttaaaaaatatctctttaaagTTGCCTGTTTTAAATAGTTGGACAATAAGTAAAGGGAACTTATACTAATTTGGTAGTGTATCTAATTTTAGGTGAAGAGTCAgttgtattcttgccagcttGATAGGTCAGACAAGTTTCTTCTGTAGTCAATAATTTCATGAACAATCAAAAATCTATAACTCCCTGTTGTCATTTCCAGGAAATACATGAAATCTTTCCTAATTGCTGTTAGAATGTTCTGTGCTTGAAGAGGGCATCAGGTGATACACCTGACAATGGGAAGAGAAGATGTTTTGGGAATGCCATCTACCAGAATTGTGGGCAACAGGAATGAAGAGTCAAAAAACATCTTTCctgatgttttttattttccatatactCTTAAGGCAAGGAAATAGCTTTTTTGTTAACAACTGAATGATAAAGGGCATGTAAACTTTCTTCATCTCTCAGAAGCCCTTGATCTCTGTAGGATAGATTTGAtgggaaaatgaataaattcctttTCCTGCTGAATTGATGTTTTGGGAGTACAGTGGGCTCTGAATTATTGTCTCTTGCTACAGAACATTAGAGAGAAATAAGATAGCTGAGTTCTGTTAACATCAGAATAGGAGGATTGGAATTTATTTTGGTATGTCAGAGGCCACTGGATTTAATATAATTAGTGGCTTGGGCTTCCTCTTTGCCTTCAATAAAGGAATACGTAAGTTAACAAATTTAAACAGAGGAAATTGTACTATTGAGATTTGTCTGCCACATTTCAGGTTGTCGTTGAGGAAATGACTGAGATGAGATTTGAAATCGTTGCTGAAGATAATTTGAGACTTTTGTTTGAGATACGTCATATCATCTGTAATAAGTGTGGCCAGCTCCATTTGGGGACAAGTACTGGCCTCTGTGTTCTTAAACTAAATTGTTTTcaactaaaaatgaaacaaatcgaTTGCATCTAAATATGGTACCTGCCATCAAGAAAGCAATAATTGTTGGATTTCATAGTTGTCATTTCTTACTAAGAGCATTCAGTAGTGTGGTTGTCTTTAGAATTTTGGAAGCCATTTATCCCTGAACATGGGCTTccaaaaatggaaatttataaGCTGGGGAAAGTCTTATTGGTCTAGGATTTGAAAGACCTGTATTCTATTAATAATTCCACTCTGATTACTCACTAACCA
The nucleotide sequence above comes from Bos indicus isolate NIAB-ARS_2022 breed Sahiwal x Tharparkar chromosome 7, NIAB-ARS_B.indTharparkar_mat_pri_1.0, whole genome shotgun sequence. Encoded proteins:
- the UBE2D2 gene encoding ubiquitin-conjugating enzyme E2 D2; the encoded protein is MALKRIHKELNDLARDPPAQCSAGPVGDDMFHWQATIMGPNDSPYQGGVFFLTIHFPTDYPFKPPKVAFTTRIYHPNINSNGSICLDILRSQWSPALTISKVLLSICSLLCDPNPDDPLVPEIARIYKTDREKYNRIAREWTQKYAM